In Streptomyces capitiformicae, one genomic interval encodes:
- a CDS encoding polyphosphate polymerase domain-containing protein yields MASRLHSFNRFELKYLVPVEEAAEIRDELAERMDRDLNSPVGGYGVWSLYYDTPQLRFYWEKIEGLKFRRKLRIRHYGNLDGVTDESPVCVEIKQRVNRVTQKRRITLPYGVARRLCDGREMVEHSAKESAFIQEVLELVVRLNLQPTAITGYQREALVGRDADTGLRVTFDRRIRGRDRDFHFGTPTPENRFTIPPHLSVMEIKVNERTPYWITDLAARRNLNLIRVSKYVQSIEAFGLAPRSVFHIHEADHQPPHTYSAHEAPLKEGAQ; encoded by the coding sequence GTGGCCAGCAGGCTGCACTCGTTCAACCGGTTCGAGCTCAAGTACCTCGTACCGGTCGAGGAGGCGGCCGAGATCCGGGACGAGCTGGCCGAGCGGATGGACCGCGATCTGAACAGCCCGGTCGGCGGGTACGGCGTGTGGAGCCTGTACTACGACACCCCGCAGCTGCGGTTCTACTGGGAGAAGATCGAGGGCCTGAAGTTCCGGCGAAAGCTGCGCATCCGCCACTACGGGAACCTGGACGGGGTGACCGACGAGTCCCCGGTGTGCGTGGAGATCAAGCAGCGCGTCAACCGGGTCACACAGAAGCGCCGCATCACCCTTCCGTACGGCGTCGCCCGCCGGCTGTGCGACGGCCGGGAGATGGTGGAGCACTCCGCCAAGGAAAGCGCCTTCATCCAGGAGGTGCTCGAACTCGTCGTACGGCTGAATCTCCAACCCACCGCGATCACCGGCTACCAGCGCGAGGCCCTGGTCGGCCGAGACGCGGACACCGGACTGCGGGTGACCTTCGACCGGCGCATCCGTGGCCGGGACCGGGACTTCCACTTCGGGACACCGACCCCCGAGAACCGGTTCACCATCCCGCCGCACCTGTCAGTGATGGAGATCAAGGTCAACGAGCGCACGCCGTACTGGATCACGGACCTCGCGGCGCGTCGGAACCTCAACCTGATCCGGGTCTCCAAGTACGTGCAGTCCATCGAGGCGTTCGGCCTGGCACCCCGGTCCGTGTTCCACATCCACGAGGCGGACCACCAGCCGCCGCACACGTATTCGGCGCACGAAGCGCCCTTGAAAGAAGGAGCACAGTGA
- a CDS encoding helix-turn-helix domain-containing protein, whose protein sequence is MSSTAAAVGAKIRLRRRQRGMSAAEIARRAGLSKATLSQMEAGKGNPTIGTLDAIAVALRIPIADLPARDADTGPVYRPGNPAEPGEVARDLLRRISLENWRLRIPPETELTGVPHATGTIEHLLIAAGHVTAWPVDAPQDLGPGDMLAFAGDVPHFYRTAAEAVDITGVFASPIGT, encoded by the coding sequence GTGAGCAGTACCGCGGCCGCGGTCGGCGCGAAGATCCGTCTGCGCCGCCGGCAGCGTGGCATGAGCGCCGCGGAGATTGCCCGGCGCGCCGGGCTGAGCAAGGCCACGCTGTCGCAGATGGAGGCGGGCAAGGGCAATCCGACGATTGGCACCCTGGACGCGATCGCCGTCGCGCTGCGCATCCCGATCGCGGACCTGCCGGCGCGCGACGCCGACACCGGGCCGGTCTACCGGCCGGGCAACCCCGCTGAGCCGGGCGAGGTCGCCCGGGACCTGCTGCGCCGCATCAGCCTGGAGAACTGGCGGCTGCGTATCCCGCCCGAGACGGAGCTGACCGGCGTCCCCCACGCCACCGGCACGATCGAGCACCTGCTCATCGCCGCCGGGCACGTGACCGCCTGGCCGGTCGATGCCCCGCAGGACCTGGGCCCCGGCGACATGCTCGCCTTCGCCGGCGATGTCCCGCACTTCTACCGCACCGCCGCCGAGGCGGTGGACATCACCGGCGTCTTCGCCTCCCCCATCGGCACCTGA
- a CDS encoding DUF4956 domain-containing protein, which produces MNFDLQELSGTFSVTDVVVAMALSFILSTLIGHVYRYTHRNVSYSQSYVQTLIIVGMVVALIMLVVGSNLARAFSLVGALSVIRFRNAIKETRDVGFVFLAMAIGMACGARFYTLAAVAAVVICVVVVVMFKFNWFALSVQRQVVKVQVPAGEDYTSAIRDVLIRYTTEFELVSTETIRGGALTEVFYTVRMKKGTEPGDLVAALQERTSGQRVTVLTGYDSTDL; this is translated from the coding sequence GTGAACTTCGATCTGCAGGAACTCAGCGGTACGTTCAGCGTTACCGACGTCGTCGTCGCCATGGCGCTGTCGTTCATTCTGAGCACGTTGATCGGCCACGTGTACCGGTACACGCACCGCAACGTCTCCTACAGCCAGTCCTACGTCCAGACGCTCATCATCGTCGGGATGGTCGTCGCCCTGATCATGTTGGTGGTCGGATCGAACCTGGCACGGGCCTTCTCGTTGGTCGGCGCGTTGTCGGTGATCCGGTTCCGGAACGCCATCAAGGAGACCAGGGACGTCGGCTTCGTCTTCCTGGCCATGGCCATCGGCATGGCCTGCGGTGCCCGCTTCTACACCCTCGCCGCCGTCGCGGCCGTGGTGATCTGCGTGGTCGTCGTCGTGATGTTCAAGTTCAACTGGTTCGCCCTGAGCGTCCAGCGCCAGGTCGTCAAGGTCCAGGTCCCCGCGGGCGAGGACTACACCTCGGCCATCCGTGACGTCCTCATCCGGTACACCACGGAGTTCGAGCTGGTGAGCACCGAGACGATCCGCGGCGGCGCGCTGACCGAGGTGTTCTACACGGTGCGCATGAAGAAGGGCACCGAGCCCGGCGACCTGGTGGCCGCGCTGCAGGAGCGGACATCGGGCCAGCGGGTGACCGTGCTGACCGGTTACGACTCGACCGACCTGTGA
- a CDS encoding threonine aldolase family protein — MSISTDVIPSNQAFLSDNMAGASPEIAQAVAAAAAGYALSYGDDPFTGSVRHRLSEIFEREVEVFPVSTGTAANCLGLAALTPPWGSVLCHPASHINVDECGAPEFFTGGAKLVTVPGHDSKIDPDALREAVRRRAGDVHSVQPSVVSISQATERGSVYALDEIRRPATIAKDAGLRCHMDGARFANALDHLGVTPAEMTWQAGIDVLSFGATKNGAMTADVIVSFDPALASELAFRAKRAGQLASKMRFHTVQLDAYLTDGLWLRNARRANTMAARLGDGLKAIPAPNSSAARRPTSSSAACPSRQPKGFSRRATPSTTIAGRRASSASSPPSLTPPKTSTSFWTRSAATPADHRPEPARRLAQRAAAAAPSTPITLGTTCCGSGKCRRWRSAVLRETGTASGRRPAYAQHVGAGTARTACPRPLPGRG, encoded by the coding sequence ATGAGCATCAGCACCGACGTCATCCCTTCCAATCAGGCCTTCCTCAGCGACAACATGGCGGGCGCCTCGCCCGAGATAGCGCAGGCTGTCGCCGCGGCGGCGGCCGGGTATGCCCTGTCGTACGGCGACGATCCCTTCACTGGCAGCGTCCGCCACAGGTTGAGCGAGATCTTCGAACGTGAGGTCGAGGTCTTCCCGGTCTCCACCGGAACCGCCGCGAACTGCCTGGGTCTGGCTGCCCTGACCCCACCCTGGGGCAGCGTGCTGTGCCACCCGGCCAGTCACATCAACGTCGACGAGTGCGGTGCGCCGGAGTTCTTCACGGGCGGCGCCAAACTCGTCACGGTTCCCGGCCACGACAGCAAGATCGACCCCGACGCGCTCCGCGAGGCGGTGCGCCGCAGGGCCGGTGACGTTCACAGTGTGCAGCCGTCGGTGGTGAGCATCAGTCAGGCCACGGAGCGCGGCAGCGTCTACGCCCTCGACGAGATCCGCCGTCCGGCAACCATCGCCAAGGACGCGGGACTGCGCTGCCACATGGACGGCGCCCGCTTCGCCAACGCCCTGGACCACCTGGGCGTCACACCGGCCGAGATGACCTGGCAGGCCGGCATCGACGTGCTGTCCTTCGGGGCCACCAAGAACGGCGCGATGACCGCGGACGTCATCGTCTCCTTCGATCCGGCACTGGCCAGCGAACTCGCCTTCCGTGCCAAGCGTGCCGGCCAGCTCGCCTCCAAGATGCGCTTTCACACCGTCCAGCTCGACGCCTACCTCACCGACGGTCTGTGGCTGCGAAACGCCCGCCGGGCCAACACGATGGCCGCCCGGCTCGGCGACGGTCTCAAGGCCATCCCGGCACCGAACTCCTCAGCAGCTCGCAGGCCAACATCCTCTTCTGCCGCCTGCCCCAGCAGGCAACCGAAGGGCTTCTCGCGGAGGGCTACACCTTCTACCACGATCGCTGGGCGCCGGGCATCGTCCGCCTCGTCACCTCCTTCTCTCACACCTCCGAAGACATCGACCAGCTTCTGGACGCGGTCCGCCGCCACACCCGCTGACCACCGACCGGAGCCGGCCAGGCGGCTTGCTCAGCGCGCGGCGGCCGCGGCTCCGTCCACGCCGATCACCCTCGGGACCACCTGCTGTGGCAGTGGCAAGTGCCGCAGATGGCGCAGCGCGGTGCTGCGGGAGACCGGCACGGCCAGCGGACGCCGTCCTGCATACGCTCAGCATGTCGGGGCAGGTACGGCGAGAACGGCGTGCCCGCGGCCGTTGCCCGGTAGAGGATGA